One stretch of Chitinophaga pendula DNA includes these proteins:
- a CDS encoding GtrA family protein yields MRRFILQIIDFFYQPFAKLMPLQTFRYLACGGSNTLLDIILYFISYNFILQKQMVSLGFITLSPHIAALFMAMAVTFPSGFLLSKFIVFPDSNLRGRVQLVRYFILVGICILLNYIFLKLFVDQLHFYPTVGKIFTTFLVVCFSYLTQKKFTFKIKQS; encoded by the coding sequence ATGCGGAGATTTATACTGCAAATTATTGACTTCTTCTACCAGCCGTTTGCAAAGCTCATGCCCTTGCAAACCTTTCGCTACCTGGCTTGCGGGGGCAGCAATACCTTGCTGGACATCATCCTCTATTTTATCAGCTATAACTTCATCCTGCAAAAACAGATGGTGTCGCTGGGTTTCATCACCCTCAGCCCCCATATCGCTGCCCTCTTCATGGCCATGGCAGTTACCTTCCCTTCCGGATTCCTGCTCAGCAAATTCATCGTCTTCCCCGATTCAAACCTGAGAGGACGCGTGCAACTCGTACGATACTTCATCCTGGTAGGCATCTGCATATTGCTGAACTATATCTTCCTCAAACTGTTCGTAGATCAACTCCACTTCTACCCAACAGTAGGTAAGATATTCACCACCTTCCTGGTAGTGTGCTTCAGCTACCTCACCCAGAAGAAATTTACCTTCAAGATCAAACAGAGCTGA
- the accC gene encoding acetyl-CoA carboxylase biotin carboxylase subunit: protein MKKILVANRGEIALRVMRSAREMGIATVAVYSEADRTMPFVQYADEAVCIGPAPSNQSYLLGDKIIAVAKQTGADAIHPGYGFLSENARFAQAVEDAGITFIGPSPAAIEMMGSKLAAKQAAQKFGVPMVPGTETPLRSLEEAQEVVKRTGFPILIKASAGGGGKGMRIVNEASELEEQIRMAKSEAMNAFGDDAVFIEKYVGAPRHIEIQVLADKFGNAVYLFERECSIQRRHQKLVEEAPSSCLTPAIRDAMGQRALDVVRACNYYGAGTVEFLVDEQLQFYFLEMNTRLQVEHPVTEMITGLDLVKEQIRIARGELLSFSQQSLQINGHAIELRICAEDPTNNFLPDTGSLQTYIRPQGYGVRVDDGYEQGMDIPIYYDPMIAKLIAWGATREEARERLIRAIDEYQIKGIRTTLSFGTWALQHPAFISGQFDTNFIGKYFTPQSLVAPDEQAARAAAILAAHLWQQQSQQQAQVTTAASADPSAWKKARKMLR, encoded by the coding sequence ATGAAAAAAATTCTGGTAGCCAACAGGGGCGAGATCGCCCTGAGAGTAATGCGCTCCGCGCGTGAAATGGGAATAGCCACCGTGGCCGTATACTCCGAAGCAGACCGTACCATGCCTTTCGTACAGTATGCCGACGAGGCTGTATGTATAGGCCCCGCCCCTTCCAACCAGTCTTACCTGCTGGGCGATAAGATCATTGCCGTAGCCAAGCAGACCGGCGCCGACGCTATCCACCCCGGATACGGATTCCTGAGCGAAAATGCCCGCTTCGCACAGGCAGTAGAAGATGCCGGTATCACCTTCATCGGCCCCTCCCCCGCCGCCATCGAAATGATGGGTAGCAAACTGGCCGCCAAACAAGCCGCTCAAAAATTCGGCGTACCCATGGTACCCGGTACCGAAACACCCCTGCGCAGCCTCGAAGAAGCACAGGAAGTAGTGAAAAGGACCGGATTCCCCATCCTTATCAAAGCCTCCGCAGGCGGCGGCGGTAAAGGCATGCGCATCGTCAACGAAGCCTCCGAACTGGAAGAACAGATCCGTATGGCCAAAAGCGAAGCCATGAACGCCTTCGGCGATGATGCCGTATTCATCGAAAAATATGTAGGCGCACCCCGCCACATCGAAATACAAGTACTCGCCGACAAATTCGGCAATGCCGTCTACCTCTTCGAACGCGAATGCTCCATCCAGCGCCGCCACCAGAAACTGGTCGAAGAAGCACCCTCCTCCTGCCTCACACCAGCTATCCGCGATGCCATGGGACAACGCGCCCTCGACGTCGTACGCGCCTGTAACTACTACGGCGCCGGTACCGTCGAATTCCTGGTAGACGAACAACTCCAATTCTATTTCCTGGAAATGAACACCCGCCTCCAGGTAGAACACCCCGTCACAGAAATGATCACCGGCCTCGACCTGGTCAAAGAACAGATCCGCATCGCACGTGGCGAACTGCTCTCCTTCTCCCAGCAATCCCTGCAGATCAATGGCCATGCCATCGAACTACGCATCTGCGCCGAAGATCCTACCAACAACTTCCTCCCGGATACCGGCTCCCTGCAGACCTATATCCGCCCGCAAGGATACGGCGTCCGCGTCGACGATGGCTACGAACAAGGCATGGATATCCCCATCTACTACGATCCCATGATCGCCAAACTGATCGCCTGGGGCGCCACCCGCGAAGAAGCCCGCGAAAGACTCATCCGCGCCATCGACGAATACCAGATCAAAGGCATCCGCACCACCCTCTCCTTCGGAACCTGGGCCCTGCAACATCCTGCCTTTATCTCCGGCCAGTTCGATACCAACTTCATCGGTAAATACTTCACCCCACAATCACTGGTGGCCCCCGATGAACAGGCCGCACGCGCCGCCGCCATACTGGCCGCCCACCTCTGGCAACAACAAAGCCAGCAGCAGGCACAAGTCACCACAGCCGCTTCCGCCGACCCCTCCGCCTGGAAAAAAGCAAGAAAAATGTTAAGATAA
- a CDS encoding heme exporter protein CcmB has translation MIKQTLALVKKDLLLEMRQKYAFYGILLYIVSTVFVINMMMEKPEEKTWNAMFWVIQLFVSVNAIAKSFMQESRGRLLYFYSLVHPRSFVAAKLIYNVLLMSLMSVLALICCMVFLGNPIINIAYFFGVVILGGVSLSLLFTMLAAIAAQANQNAALMAIMGFPLIMPVLMLLANVARSAFVSVYQPGLAKMFLLLGGMDVLVVALAMILFPFLWKD, from the coding sequence ATGATCAAACAAACACTTGCGCTGGTAAAGAAGGATCTGCTGCTGGAGATGCGGCAGAAGTATGCATTTTACGGGATACTGCTGTATATCGTATCCACGGTATTTGTCATCAATATGATGATGGAGAAGCCGGAGGAGAAGACCTGGAATGCGATGTTCTGGGTGATACAATTATTTGTATCGGTGAATGCGATTGCGAAAAGTTTTATGCAGGAGAGCCGGGGGCGGTTGTTATATTTTTATTCGTTGGTGCATCCGCGGAGTTTTGTGGCGGCGAAGCTGATCTATAATGTGCTGTTGATGTCGCTGATGAGTGTGTTGGCATTAATATGCTGTATGGTGTTCCTGGGGAATCCGATCATTAATATTGCTTATTTCTTTGGGGTGGTGATATTGGGCGGGGTGAGCCTTTCCTTGTTGTTTACGATGCTAGCGGCGATTGCTGCGCAGGCCAACCAGAATGCGGCATTGATGGCGATCATGGGGTTTCCGTTGATTATGCCGGTATTGATGTTGCTGGCCAATGTGGCACGGTCTGCCTTTGTGTCGGTGTACCAACCGGGGTTAGCGAAGATGTTCCTGTTATTAGGGGGAATGGATGTGTTGGTGGTGGCATTGGCGATGATCCTGTTCCCGTTCTTGTGGAAAGACTGA